One part of the Salinimonas iocasae genome encodes these proteins:
- a CDS encoding acyl-CoA thioesterase has product MSEAHPLETTFDVRFCETDALGHVGNTVLVQWFEAARDPVFAYFVPTLDIKKWPLILASYHVDFHHQLFYGTPVTIKTYIKRIGRSSFVTQQEVWQNDQKCATGTTTLVNFDYQNQCSAPISDAVKDKLSVHLLESDDE; this is encoded by the coding sequence ATGAGTGAAGCACATCCCTTAGAAACAACCTTCGATGTCCGGTTTTGTGAAACTGATGCACTTGGACATGTTGGAAATACGGTACTGGTACAGTGGTTCGAAGCAGCCAGAGACCCGGTTTTTGCGTATTTCGTGCCTACGCTGGATATTAAAAAGTGGCCACTGATACTGGCCAGTTATCATGTTGATTTTCATCATCAGCTTTTCTATGGCACACCGGTGACTATCAAGACCTACATCAAGCGAATCGGGCGCAGCTCGTTTGTAACGCAACAGGAAGTATGGCAAAACGACCAGAAATGCGCCACCGGCACGACGACGCTGGTTAACTTCGACTATCAGAATCAATGTTCAGCGCCCATCTCCGACGCGGTGAAAGATAAGCTTTCCGTTCATCTTCTGGAGTCTGATGATGAATAA
- a CDS encoding DUF3299 domain-containing protein produces MSASALSAEPQEVYWEDLVPAGFNELDAPAVEHEGQMTQLQPDAPVVEKFDGKRVKIPGFVVPLEGTAELTTEFLLVPYFGACIHVPPPPSNQIVYVKFEEGVAIDDLYDAIWVTGTLSTKGWKGDIASVGYRLTGESVAPF; encoded by the coding sequence ATGTCGGCAAGCGCACTAAGCGCAGAACCTCAGGAAGTCTATTGGGAAGATCTGGTGCCGGCAGGGTTTAATGAATTAGATGCCCCGGCGGTAGAGCACGAAGGACAAATGACCCAACTGCAACCCGACGCACCGGTGGTTGAAAAATTCGATGGAAAGCGGGTTAAAATTCCGGGCTTCGTAGTGCCTTTGGAAGGTACGGCAGAACTGACCACAGAATTTTTGCTTGTGCCTTATTTCGGTGCCTGTATTCACGTACCACCACCACCTTCTAACCAGATAGTATATGTAAAATTTGAAGAAGGTGTGGCCATTGATGACCTGTACGACGCGATATGGGTGACAGGAACACTATCAACAAAAGGGTGGAAGGGCGACATCGCCTCTGTTGGCTATCGCTTAACCGGCGAATCAGTAGCCCCTTTTTAG
- a CDS encoding patatin-like phospholipase family protein: MSKALVVEGGAMRGVFAAGVLDVFLHRQQHFDFAIGVSAGATNLATYVSQILGLSRTIITEYATRREFFSPLRFIRGGHMTDVHWLWHQCRQQLDSKLGEINTAIPLYVGVTNVDTGQCDYLRAQHDNIDDLMVASCSIPMAYRDQPRIGDHRYVDGGVADAIPVKKAYEMGAREITVVLSQPLGFSKPTVKSPWLFERLYGHQPELMQTLLSRPGIYNETLAFLKNPPSDLSLTIVAPPADFQVKRLTMDKKKLTRGYKLGKIAALKMLKAQRLAAA, encoded by the coding sequence ATGAGTAAAGCGTTAGTTGTAGAAGGCGGTGCAATGCGAGGTGTCTTTGCTGCCGGTGTTCTGGACGTATTTTTACATCGTCAACAGCATTTCGATTTTGCTATTGGTGTATCAGCGGGTGCAACAAACCTGGCTACCTACGTATCGCAAATACTCGGTCTTAGCCGGACCATCATTACCGAATACGCGACCCGAAGAGAGTTTTTCAGTCCGCTTCGCTTCATTCGAGGTGGGCATATGACCGATGTGCACTGGCTGTGGCATCAGTGCCGGCAGCAGCTTGATAGCAAGCTTGGTGAAATAAATACTGCGATACCGCTTTATGTTGGTGTGACCAATGTAGATACCGGCCAGTGTGATTACCTTCGGGCGCAACACGACAACATTGATGATTTGATGGTGGCATCCTGTTCGATACCTATGGCCTACCGTGATCAGCCTAGAATTGGCGACCATCGTTATGTTGATGGTGGCGTGGCTGACGCAATTCCTGTGAAAAAAGCGTACGAGATGGGCGCAAGAGAGATAACAGTCGTGTTGTCGCAACCGCTTGGATTTTCAAAGCCTACAGTAAAATCGCCCTGGCTGTTTGAACGGCTTTATGGCCATCAGCCTGAACTGATGCAAACACTGTTGTCCCGTCCGGGCATTTATAATGAAACGCTGGCGTTTCTTAAAAATCCCCCTTCAGATTTGTCACTGACCATCGTCGCTCCGCCCGCCGATTTTCAGGTCAAGCGATTAACCATGGACAAGAAAAAGCTGACGAGAGGCTACAAGCTTGGCAAAATCGCTGCGCTAAAAATGTTAAAAGCGCAACGTCTTGCAGCAGCCTGA
- the rraA gene encoding ribonuclease E activity regulator RraA, whose product MDYNTSELCDLFADSVDVVDPMFVSYGGRYSFGGEITTVKCFEDRGIIDRVLAQPGSGKVLLIDGGGSTRRALIDASSAQLAIDNDWEGIVCYGSVRDVDTLSDFDLGILAIAAIPVNAENESIGDADIPVNFGGVTFLPEDHLYADSTGVILSPEPLDID is encoded by the coding sequence ATGGACTATAACACCTCTGAACTATGTGATTTATTTGCTGACAGCGTCGATGTGGTCGATCCTATGTTTGTCAGCTACGGCGGGCGATATTCTTTCGGTGGTGAAATTACGACAGTCAAATGCTTTGAAGACCGGGGCATAATTGATCGTGTGCTGGCGCAGCCCGGCAGTGGCAAGGTACTGTTAATTGATGGTGGTGGCTCGACACGCCGTGCATTAATTGACGCAAGTTCTGCACAACTGGCTATTGATAATGACTGGGAAGGTATTGTTTGCTACGGCAGTGTGCGTGACGTCGATACACTGAGTGACTTTGATCTGGGAATTCTTGCTATTGCGGCTATTCCGGTAAATGCCGAGAACGAAAGTATCGGTGATGCGGATATTCCGGTTAACTTTGGCGGCGTGACCTTCTTGCCTGAAGATCATTTATACGCAGACAGCACCGGCGTCATTCTGTCGCCGGAGCCGCTGGATATCGATTAG
- a CDS encoding flavin prenyltransferase UbiX: MTDKRITLAITGASGAPYALRLLECLVNADYEIFVLISSAAKVVFATEEDIKIPSRPDAAADFFTQRFNARSGQITVCGKEEWFSPVASGSAAPRQMIICPCSTGTLSAIACGASDNLIERAADVVMKERGQLVIVPREMPLSSIHLENMLKLSQMGVTIMPAAPGFYHQPASIADLIDFVVARILDHLGLDQSLIARWGYQPSTTKE, from the coding sequence ATGACAGATAAGCGCATTACACTGGCCATCACAGGTGCCTCCGGCGCTCCCTATGCGCTGCGCTTACTGGAATGTCTGGTAAACGCTGACTATGAGATATTCGTACTGATATCGTCAGCAGCGAAAGTTGTTTTTGCTACTGAAGAAGATATAAAAATTCCCTCGCGCCCGGATGCCGCCGCCGACTTTTTCACTCAGCGTTTTAACGCCCGGTCAGGTCAAATCACCGTATGCGGCAAAGAAGAATGGTTTTCACCGGTGGCCTCAGGGTCGGCAGCACCACGTCAGATGATTATCTGTCCGTGTTCAACCGGAACATTGTCCGCTATTGCCTGCGGCGCCAGCGACAATCTTATTGAACGGGCCGCGGATGTGGTTATGAAAGAGCGCGGCCAGTTGGTTATCGTCCCCAGAGAAATGCCACTTTCCTCTATCCATTTGGAAAATATGTTAAAACTGTCACAAATGGGTGTCACAATTATGCCTGCCGCGCCGGGTTTTTATCATCAGCCAGCGTCTATCGCTGATTTGATTGACTTTGTAGTGGCGCGAATTCTGGACCACCTGGGGTTAGACCAGTCGCTGATAGCTCGCTGGGGATATCAGCCTTCTACGACAAAGGAATAA
- a CDS encoding 2OG-Fe(II) oxygenase family protein, giving the protein MNNENNFIEVIDDVLDPKLCAQIIDKFDSSPNLSPGRTGGGVDLDKKRSMDVSFSEREEFAPLFKPVMEKTGQALLDYIEKYFFALVGPIGLTVRHPKTGEPVKLTHENFEEVGKPNLANLLNYLFRIGEVNAQRYTAGEGGYPYWHSEVYPQLPHNDALHRVLLFMFYLNDVEEGGETDFYYQGTSVSPKAGRMVIAPAYFTHTHRGQMPKSNDKYILTSWLLFSRAEHIYTPQGGQ; this is encoded by the coding sequence ATGAATAACGAAAACAACTTTATTGAAGTCATTGATGATGTGTTAGATCCAAAGCTGTGCGCTCAAATTATTGATAAATTTGATAGCAGCCCGAACTTATCACCCGGCCGCACTGGCGGCGGCGTCGATTTGGATAAGAAACGCAGTATGGATGTGTCATTTAGTGAGCGCGAAGAGTTTGCGCCATTGTTTAAACCGGTTATGGAAAAGACCGGGCAGGCACTGCTTGATTATATAGAAAAGTATTTCTTTGCGCTGGTCGGGCCTATCGGACTGACGGTGCGTCATCCTAAAACCGGTGAACCGGTTAAGCTGACACACGAGAACTTTGAGGAAGTCGGTAAGCCTAACCTGGCCAACTTACTCAACTATCTGTTTCGTATTGGCGAGGTCAACGCTCAGCGTTATACCGCTGGCGAGGGCGGCTATCCCTACTGGCACTCAGAAGTATACCCGCAACTGCCTCACAATGATGCGCTGCATCGTGTACTGCTATTCATGTTCTATTTGAATGATGTGGAAGAAGGTGGCGAGACTGACTTTTACTATCAGGGCACCTCTGTGTCGCCTAAAGCCGGCCGCATGGTGATTGCACCCGCGTACTTTACACATACGCATCGTGGACAGATGCCCAAAAGTAACGATAAATATATTCTGACTTCCTGGCTGCTATTCAGCCGTGCAGAACATATTTACACCCCTCAGGGCGGTCAGTAG
- a CDS encoding S1/P1 nuclease has translation MTVSFRKKAVLALGVASSLLVSLPALGWGQTGHRVTGAIAEHYLSPHAAAAVEALLPNETLAEASTYADEMRSNPKPFWQKVSPPFHYVTVPEQKTYAEVEAPEQGDAFTALERFTETLRSDDASREEKQLALRFIVHIIGDLHQPLHAGNGTDRGGNDVKVRFFWEDSNLHRVWDSQMLDQRQLSFTEWTRWLNAKITPEQLTQWDTTDPLDWIEESTEIRDTVYPEDANDMSYDYLYDHLPTAKLRLQQAGVRMAAYLNEVFAPAKKD, from the coding sequence ATGACCGTGTCTTTTCGAAAAAAAGCAGTTCTGGCGCTGGGTGTGGCCAGCAGTTTATTGGTAAGTCTGCCCGCCCTGGGCTGGGGTCAGACTGGCCACCGGGTAACCGGTGCCATTGCTGAGCACTATTTAAGCCCGCATGCTGCGGCCGCCGTTGAAGCGTTGCTGCCGAATGAAACACTGGCAGAAGCATCCACTTACGCAGATGAAATGCGCTCTAACCCAAAACCTTTCTGGCAAAAAGTATCACCCCCCTTTCACTATGTAACAGTGCCAGAGCAGAAGACCTATGCCGAGGTCGAAGCACCTGAACAGGGTGATGCGTTTACGGCACTTGAGCGATTCACCGAAACACTGAGAAGTGATGACGCGAGCCGTGAAGAAAAACAACTGGCACTGCGGTTCATTGTCCATATTATCGGCGACCTGCATCAGCCTCTGCATGCAGGTAACGGTACCGATCGCGGCGGGAACGATGTAAAAGTAAGATTTTTCTGGGAAGATTCCAATCTTCACCGGGTGTGGGACTCGCAGATGCTGGACCAGCGGCAATTGTCCTTCACTGAGTGGACGCGCTGGCTCAATGCCAAGATTACGCCTGAACAATTAACGCAGTGGGATACCACCGATCCCCTTGACTGGATTGAAGAAAGTACAGAAATCCGCGATACCGTTTATCCGGAGGATGCAAACGACATGTCGTATGATTATCTGTATGACCACCTGCCCACTGCAAAATTACGGCTACAGCAGGCTGGTGTAAGAATGGCGGCTTACCTGAACGAAGTATTTGCGCCCGCGAAAAAAGACTAA
- the ppa gene encoding inorganic diphosphatase produces the protein MSLNDVTPGDKAPDEVNVIIEIPAHADPVKYEVDKDTGAMFVDRFMATCMHYPVNYGYVNDSLSEDGDPVDVLVMTPFPIHSGSVIKCRPVGVLNMTDESGKDAKILAVPVDKLSTIYRDVKEITDVPELTKQQIEHFFTHYKDLEPGKWVKIDGWADAQAAKDEITSSIKRFEQNK, from the coding sequence ATGAGTCTGAACGATGTAACTCCTGGTGACAAAGCACCTGATGAAGTTAACGTTATTATCGAAATCCCGGCACACGCTGATCCGGTAAAATATGAAGTCGATAAAGACACTGGCGCAATGTTTGTTGACCGCTTCATGGCAACTTGCATGCATTATCCGGTTAACTACGGCTATGTTAACGACTCATTGTCAGAAGATGGTGACCCGGTAGATGTGCTGGTAATGACCCCTTTCCCAATCCATAGCGGTTCAGTAATTAAGTGTCGCCCAGTGGGTGTTTTGAACATGACCGATGAGTCAGGTAAAGATGCCAAGATTCTGGCTGTGCCGGTTGATAAGCTATCTACCATCTATCGTGATGTGAAAGAAATCACCGACGTGCCAGAGCTGACTAAGCAGCAAATTGAGCATTTCTTCACGCACTATAAAGATCTTGAGCCTGGTAAATGGGTGAAAATTGATGGCTGGGCTGATGCTCAGGCTGCCAAAGATGAGATCACCAGCAGCATCAAGCGCTTTGAACAAAACAAATAA
- a CDS encoding class 1 fructose-bisphosphatase, whose amino-acid sequence MKRLNSQLQHDGAPLELILLIRTLLAGCKEISFRVSQGALAGVLGSTLSENVQGETQKKLDVISNQILKDTLRDSGYVKAISSEEEDTVVPCNPEGNYLVSFDPLDGSSNTEINSLIGTIFSITHAPQWMEADDPSAFLQPGTQMVAAGYVLYGPSTMLAMTTGRGTHIYTLDKTHGGFLLTHPNVKVPEETKEFAINTSNERHWEEPVKNYIGDLLAGTEGPRGKDYNMRWVAAMVGDIHRVLCRGGIFMYPFDKRNPSKPGKLRLLYEANPMAFLMEQAGGLANTGHGRIMEVMPKEIHQRVPTILGSKEEVETCLTYYQTDK is encoded by the coding sequence ATGAAACGATTAAACTCACAGCTGCAGCATGACGGTGCACCACTTGAACTGATTTTGTTAATCAGAACATTACTGGCTGGTTGTAAGGAAATTTCCTTCCGTGTCAGTCAGGGCGCTCTGGCAGGCGTACTGGGCTCAACGTTAAGTGAAAACGTTCAGGGTGAGACACAGAAAAAACTGGATGTGATCTCCAACCAAATCTTAAAAGATACGCTGCGCGATTCCGGCTATGTGAAAGCCATTTCTTCAGAAGAGGAAGACACGGTCGTTCCGTGTAATCCCGAAGGAAACTACCTTGTCAGTTTTGACCCCCTCGACGGTTCATCAAATACTGAGATTAACAGCTTAATCGGTACTATTTTTTCAATTACTCATGCGCCTCAGTGGATGGAAGCTGACGATCCGTCTGCTTTCCTGCAGCCGGGAACGCAAATGGTGGCGGCGGGTTATGTCCTGTACGGACCGTCTACCATGCTGGCAATGACCACGGGTCGCGGCACACATATTTATACGCTGGATAAAACCCACGGCGGTTTCCTGCTGACGCATCCGAATGTGAAGGTACCGGAAGAAACCAAAGAATTTGCCATTAATACTTCTAATGAAAGACACTGGGAAGAGCCGGTGAAAAATTATATCGGCGATTTGCTGGCCGGTACTGAAGGTCCGCGCGGTAAAGATTATAACATGCGCTGGGTAGCAGCCATGGTGGGCGATATTCACCGGGTACTGTGTCGTGGCGGTATTTTCATGTATCCGTTCGATAAGCGTAATCCGTCTAAGCCTGGCAAGTTACGCCTGCTTTACGAAGCCAATCCAATGGCATTTTTAATGGAGCAGGCTGGTGGCCTGGCTAACACCGGTCATGGCCGGATTATGGAAGTCATGCCCAAAGAAATTCATCAGCGGGTGCCCACGATTCTGGGTTCGAAAGAGGAAGTGGAAACCTGTCTGACTTATTATCAGACTGATAAATAA
- the mpl gene encoding UDP-N-acetylmuramate:L-alanyl-gamma-D-glutamyl-meso-diaminopimelate ligase — translation MHVHILGICGSFMGGIAAIAKSLGHTVTGSDTNVYPPMSTQLEGLGITLTEGYDTAQFEPQPDIVIIGNAMSRGNPAVEYVLDRNLPYTSGPQWLLENLLNDRWVIALSGTHGKTTTSSMVAWILEFAGLNPGFLIGGVPENFGVSARIGDSPFFVIEADEYDSAFFDKRSKFVHYRPKTLVINNLEFDHADIFADLAAIQTQFHHLVRMVPQSGLILSPADNAAISQTLDRGCWSQQQFLGKQWQANLINPDGSVFEVIKDGVKVGEVHWALLGQHNVDNGMMALAAAHHAGVQIGDAIAGLSQFKNVKRRMELKGIVNDISLYDDFAHHPTAIATTLDGLRNKVGQQRIIAILEPRSNTMKMGIHKDTLAQSWQQADEVLLYEPPAMNWSLKDAANTSQTPASVLASTQAIIEQVVKTVRPGDHVLVMSNGGFEGIHQRLLEALEQTRQQETI, via the coding sequence ATGCATGTTCACATTCTGGGCATTTGTGGCAGCTTCATGGGAGGCATTGCTGCAATCGCAAAATCGCTGGGGCACACGGTAACCGGTTCGGATACCAATGTGTATCCGCCTATGAGTACACAGCTGGAAGGGCTGGGGATTACTTTGACTGAAGGCTACGATACGGCCCAGTTCGAACCGCAGCCGGACATTGTTATCATTGGTAACGCGATGTCCCGGGGCAACCCCGCAGTAGAGTATGTACTGGACCGTAATCTGCCTTATACCAGTGGCCCGCAATGGCTGCTGGAAAACCTGCTCAACGACCGCTGGGTGATTGCGCTGTCTGGTACGCACGGCAAAACAACCACCAGTAGTATGGTGGCCTGGATTTTAGAATTCGCCGGACTTAATCCCGGTTTTCTGATCGGCGGCGTGCCCGAGAATTTCGGTGTTTCGGCGCGAATTGGCGACAGTCCGTTCTTTGTTATTGAAGCCGACGAATATGACAGCGCCTTTTTCGATAAGCGTTCCAAATTTGTACATTACCGACCCAAAACACTGGTCATCAACAACCTCGAATTTGACCATGCTGATATTTTTGCTGACCTGGCGGCCATTCAGACACAGTTCCACCATCTGGTTCGCATGGTGCCGCAAAGCGGCCTGATTCTGTCACCTGCTGATAATGCTGCTATTTCCCAGACGCTGGATCGGGGGTGCTGGAGCCAACAGCAGTTCTTAGGTAAGCAATGGCAGGCCAACCTGATTAACCCTGACGGCAGCGTGTTTGAGGTCATCAAGGATGGCGTAAAAGTGGGTGAAGTGCATTGGGCACTGTTAGGTCAGCACAATGTCGATAACGGGATGATGGCACTGGCAGCCGCTCACCATGCTGGTGTGCAAATTGGCGATGCTATCGCCGGACTCTCGCAATTTAAAAATGTGAAGCGTCGGATGGAGCTTAAGGGGATCGTGAACGATATTTCGTTATACGACGATTTCGCCCACCATCCCACGGCCATCGCAACCACGCTTGACGGGTTGCGCAATAAGGTGGGTCAACAACGCATTATCGCCATACTGGAGCCGCGCTCTAACACCATGAAAATGGGCATTCACAAAGATACGCTTGCACAATCCTGGCAACAGGCGGATGAAGTGCTACTTTATGAGCCACCGGCAATGAACTGGTCACTCAAAGATGCAGCCAATACCAGCCAGACGCCTGCTTCAGTCCTGGCATCAACTCAGGCAATTATTGAACAGGTTGTGAAAACTGTTCGCCCCGGCGATCACGTTCTGGTGATGAGCAATGGCGGATTTGAAGGTATACACCAGCGTTTGCTCGAGGCGCTTGAACAGACCCGGCAACAGGAGACGATATGA